The genomic window TGGATTTCCTGCTGGAACAGGGGCTGATCCACAAGCTGGAGCGGCTGAACGCCTTCACCCCCTGCATCGAGGCCGGGCACGACCATGGCGCCCACAGCCACCCCCACCAATTCCTGATCTGCCGCCGCTGCGGCACCACCACCGAACTCACCGACCACGCGGCGGCGCACGCCCTGGAAGCGGCCGCCGCCCGCGCGGGCTTCCGCGTGGAGCGCATGACGGTGGAACTGGAAGGCCTCTGCGCCGCCTGCGCCAAGCCCTGAACGACCCCGAGAGAGAGACGAGCATGGACATTGCCACCCCCATCGCCACCACGAAGCAGGAGGCGCTGACCGCGCGCTATGGCGCCGCCACCCCCGCTGCCGGGCCGTGGAACGAGCATATCGCGCTGCTGCTCTCCCACCGCTCCATCCGCGGCTACCGCCCCGACGCCCCGCCCGCGGGTACGCTGGAGACGCTGGTCGCCGCCGCGCAATCCGCCGCCACCAGCTCGAACCTGCAGACCTGGTCGGTCGTCTCGGTGACCGACCCGGCCAAGCGCGCGGCCATGGCGAAGCTGGCCGGCAACCAGAAGCATATCGAGCAATGCCCCATCTTCCTGGTGTGGTGCGCCGACCTCTCGCGCAACGCCCGCATGGCCGAGGAACAGGGCAAGGTGCTGGAAGGCCTGCCCTATCTGGAAAGTTTTCTGGTGGCGGCGATTGATGCCGCGCTGGCCGCGCAGAACGCCGTGGTCGCCGCGGAGTCCCTGGGCCTCTCCACCGTCTATATCGGCGCGCTCCGCAACGACCCCGAGCAGGTGGCGCAGTTGCTGGCCCTGCCGCAGGGCGTCATGGGCGTCTTCGGCCTCTGCGTGGGCTATGCCGCCGAGGGTGTTGCGAACGAGGTGAAGCCGCGCCTGCCCCAGGCCAGCGTGCTGCACCACGACCGCTACGCCACGCAGGACGAAGCGAGTCTGCGCGCCGCCTATGATGGCGAGATGGCCGCCTTCTCCGCGCGCCAGGGCATGGACAATGACAACTGGTCGGGCCGCGTCCTGCAACGCATGGGCAGCATCCGCGCGCTGAACGGGCGCGACCGGCTGAAGGCGGCGGTGCGCGCGCTGGGCTTCCCGCTCAAGTAGAGAAAGGGGTCAGCCCTTCTCCTTCACCCGGCCGGCCTGGAAGCCCGGGCTGGCCCGCAGCGCCTCGGTCGTGTCGAAGTCGCGCAGCACGCCATCATCGGCCACCTCGACCTCCACGAGGCGGTCGGCGTGGCGGCCCACCAGTTGCCGCGCGCCCACATCGCCCGTGATCTCCATCATGGCCGGCACGAATTCCCGCCCCCAGAGCACGGGGTTGCCCTGCTTGCCGCGGAAGGTGGGCTGGACGATGGCGCGGCCCTCCTCCGGGTCGAAGGCGGAGACGAGGCGCTGGATCACGCTGGGCGTCACCAGCGGCATGTCGCCCAGTGCCACCAGCACGCCCTCCGCGCCCTCGGGCAGGGCGGCGAGGCCGGCGCGCAGGCTGGCCGACAGCCCCTCCGCGTAATCCTCGGCATGGGCGAAGATGACGGGGCGGCCGGTCAGCGCCTCCTGCACCCGGTCGCGCTCATGGCCGGTCACGACCAGCACCGGGCGCACGCCGCTCTCCAGCACGGAATCCACCACGCGGGCGATCATGGCCACACCTTGCGCGTCGGCCACCAGCAGCTTGTTCAGCGGCGCCATGCGGCGCGAACGTCCGGCGGCGAGAACGAGGCCCGCCACCTGGCGCGGCCGGCGCGGGGCGCGGGCGGGGGGAGGGGTTGCCGGCGCCTTCTCGCGCGGCAGGGGCCGCGTCTCGATCTCCTTGAGCAGGCCTCCCACGCCCATGGCCATGATGTCGCGCGCCCGCACGGGAATGC from Roseococcus microcysteis includes these protein-coding regions:
- a CDS encoding NADPH-dependent oxidoreductase, which gives rise to MDIATPIATTKQEALTARYGAATPAAGPWNEHIALLLSHRSIRGYRPDAPPAGTLETLVAAAQSAATSSNLQTWSVVSVTDPAKRAAMAKLAGNQKHIEQCPIFLVWCADLSRNARMAEEQGKVLEGLPYLESFLVAAIDAALAAQNAVVAAESLGLSTVYIGALRNDPEQVAQLLALPQGVMGVFGLCVGYAAEGVANEVKPRLPQASVLHHDRYATQDEASLRAAYDGEMAAFSARQGMDNDNWSGRVLQRMGSIRALNGRDRLKAAVRALGFPLK
- a CDS encoding Fur family transcriptional regulator, which encodes MELDTMLEQAAAQCAKRGAQLTPLRRQVLRLVLEAEQPVGAYALLDQLKAQRAGAAPPTVYRALDFLLEQGLIHKLERLNAFTPCIEAGHDHGAHSHPHQFLICRRCGTTTELTDHAAAHALEAAAARAGFRVERMTVELEGLCAACAKP